The DNA sequence TCCACATTCTGTGCCCACCATTTTGGACACAATCTTTGTAAACAGACAATATGCACACAGTGAGTCTGCTATAGTCCTAGTCTCACTTTGGCATACTTCCTAAGTCCTAGTCTGGTATTTATCTTGGCTACAGGACAATGTGACAAAGACTGATTGAGGTGGTGGTTCACCCTGCTAGTGTAAACATATGTGCAGGGAATCCTTGTTCTCCATGGTTAAGTCTCGTCTGCTGTCAATCAGTAACCGTAGGTAACAGTctgggacatgtcaaaatgctctGCGGCGGAAAACGCATGTTTCTTATCAGACCATTTCAGGTAGCACTTCCCGGTTTTAGTCCCTTTTCTTCCGTTTggggcctaatgaacacaaccctgttctGGTCCTCACATGATCCTGTCACTGTCCACCAACGTCAATACACTCAGTACACATCTTCAGCTTTCCACCCAAACACCAGAGAGCAGTCACAACTACAGTTTGTATTCTCTCCTTTATGAAGATATCACAATGTATGGGTTTTACGACCAGGAAAACCCAATGTCATGTCATTGTATGTCTTTTGAGAAAGTAAAGAGAGAGTTGGTAAACAGAGATATGAGACATAAAGAACATGATAACAGCCGTTGAGGAGCAGACACCATGAGGGCTTAGTTCCTTTGGCATTTTTTTCATCTCGTCCACAGTGAGAAGAAAATGCTTACAAAATATCACATCATGAGATCAACTACAATCACTCTCCCTATGTGAGCTGTTCATAGGGCATGATAACAGGTCAGGATGACCGATTCCACCTGCAGAAACACCtgtgtttgtttctctctgtgtgtgtgtgtgtgtgtgtgtgtgtgtgtgtgtgtgtgtgtgtgtgtgtgtgtgtgtgtgtgtgtgcgttttgttagtttatttgtttgtgtgtggtgaGCTTGTGAGGTTGAGTTGATGTGAAATCAAAGATGTCTGTATAGATCACACATAAGGGATGCATTAGAATTAACAAGCATCAAATGCTGGTCTGCAGGTCTCCATTGAGCAGCGTGCTTTGAGTCTCCGTGGGGTCATTCATCATGCGCGACTTGTCCTGCTTGCTGTCGCTGCGCTCAATCACATCCAGCCCGCCCACCTTCTTCCGACACAGAACGTTCTGGAAGCTCTTCTTGAAGTTCTCCGACAGGAACGCGTAAAGGATGGGGTTGGCACACGAGTTAGCGTAACCCAGGACCACCACGAAGGCAAAGGTGCTCCTCAGGAAGGGCGTGGTGGAGATGGTTCCTGTCACCGACGTCACATTGAAGACATAGAAGGGCAGCCAGCAGAAGACGAACACGGCAACAACGATGGACACCATGCGGGTCACCTTCCTCTCCGAGCGCTTCCTCTTAGTGGACCCGACACGGATCCCTGACGACTTCACCTAAAAAATGATAGATTTGATTTGTATAGCAATCTTAAAAAAACATGAATATTAAAAGACCCGACACAGATCCCTGAGGACTTCACTTTAAGAGTAGTAATAATTATAGATTTGATCTGTATAGCCCACTTTAAAATATAGGTAAATATAACTACATTTCAAGGCACCACACAGGCAAAAACAAAAGAAGAAAAGGATAGATTAAAGTAGACATACTGTGCTACCATTACAACATACGATAGGTCACAACATACGATAGGTCACAACAAACGATAGGTCACAACATACGATAGGTCACAACAAACGACAGGTCACAACATACGATAGGTCACAACATACGATAGGTCACAACAAACGACAGGTCACAACAAACGATAGGGCACAACATACGATAGGGCACAACATACGATAGGTCACAACATACGATAGGTCACAACAAACGACAGGTCACAACATACGATAGGTCACAACAAACGATAGGTCACAACATACGATAGGTCACAGCATACGATAGGTCACAACATACGATAGGTCACAGCATACGATAGGTCACAACATACGATAGGTCACAACAATTTAGTCAGGATGAAATGAAAATAGAAGTATAGAAAGACGGCAGCAGTCAGTCTCTATGTCGGTCCGCCTTGGTCTCAGGAGGTGACACTGAttatgtcctaatatggacaccgtagtGGTGGCAGAACGATGTAAAACAAGTACGACCTTAATGATGATGGTGAGGTAACACAGGCAGGTGACCATGAGACTGACCTTGATGATGAGAAGGTAACACAGGCAGATGACCATGAGACTGaccatgatgatgatggtgaggtAACACAGGCAGGTGACTATGAGACTGACTTTGATGATGATGAGAAGGTAACACAGGCAGATGACCATGAGACTGACCTTGATGATGATGAGAAGATAACACAGGCAGATGACCATGAGACTGACCTTGATGATGATGAGAAGGTAACACAGGCAGATGACCATGAGACTGACCTTGATGATGATGAGAAGGTAACACAGGCAGATGACCATGAGACTGACCTTGATGATGATAAGCTAACACAGGCAGATGACCATGAGACTGACCTTGATGATGATGAGAAGGTAACACAGGCAGATGACCATGAGACTGACCTTGATGATGATGAGAAGGTAACACAGACAGATGACCATGAGACTGACCTTGATGATGATGAGAAGGTAACACAGGCAGATGACCATGAGACTGACCTTGATGATGATGAGAAGATAACACAGGCAGATGACCATGAGACTGACCTTGATGATGATGAGAAGATAACACAGGCAGGTGACCATGAGACTGACCTTGATGATGATGAGAAGGTAACACAGGCAGATGACCATGAGACTGACCTTGATGATGATGAGAAGGTAACACAGGCAGATGACCATGAGACTGACCTTGATGATGATGAGAAGGTAACACAGGCAGATGACCATGAGCGGGAGGAAGAAACCCAGGACGAAGGTGTAGAACATGAAGGCGGTGTAGTAGGCCTCCTCAGGCTCCGGCCACACAATGGTACAGAAGCAACTGTTGTGCTTGGTGATTAAACCGCTGTAGATTATGATAGGCAGGTTGACCAGGAGTGACACTCCCCACACTGCCAGGTTGATGGTCTTGGCCATACGTGGCTTGCGCCACTTGGTGGACCGGATGGGGTGCACAACGGCCAGGTAGCGGTCGATGCTCATGACCATAAGGCAGAAGATGGAGGTGAACTGGTTGAGTGAGTCCACGGTCATGACCACGCGGCACAGCACCGCACCGAATGGCCAGTGGACCAGCGCCAGCTGAATGGCGATGAACGGTAACCCCAACATGAACAGAACATCTGCGACTGCCAAATTCATGATGTAAATATTCGTGACCGTCTTCATCTTGGCGTAGCGCAGGATGACGTAGATCACAAGGGCGTTGCCACAGAGACCGATACCACACACCAGGAAGTAGAGGAAGGTGATGACCATGGTGCTGGTCTGGTTGAACGTGTTGTCGCCCGTATAGGTACCATTGGGTTCCGTTGACTCGTTGCCCAGAATAAAGCTGTCGTACATCAGGGGTTCTTCGGTTAGGTTGGGGAGCGAGGAGGGGAACACCCAGGAGTCCATGGTGGCACTGGTTCCTCAATGTCTCTCAGATATCCAAGCAACTCGGACTATGACATCCCACCTGCATGGATGGAAGAAAATAACAGAATCAATGTGGTGCCTCTCAGAATCAATGTGgcctctcgcactctctctgtctctgtctctcagtctctttcTCTAGGGAACAAACATTTTTGAAAGGCCTCACAAAATATAACAGCACACAGTTCTGAAATATAAATGTACATTtactctctgttcccctccaccCTCAGATTTTCATTAGAAACTATCTTACCTTCTTTTGCCCCTAATGAACCTCAAAGAACATTGCAGTTGTTGTTTTTCTAAGTTGAGGTTACTTGGGGTAAATTGTTTTGGATTCCAAAGTCCCTCAGTTTAGCACCCTTTTTGTCCAAGCTCGGCTTAAACATGTTTGATAATATTAGCTTATTATATTAGCAATAACTAGAGGTGGGAAAActatccaattgtcatacttgagtaaaagtaaagataacttaatagaaaatgactcaagtaaaagtgaaagtcacccaatgAAATATTACTTGAGTTAGTCTACAAGTATTTGGTTATAAATATACTTACGTAGGaagagtaaatgtaattgctcaaatatacttaaaaGTATAAGttatttaaaattccttatattattaAACAGGCATCAttttgttttttttctggataaccagggtcacactccaagacagacatcatttacaaacaaagcatgtgtttagtgagtctgtcagatcagaggcagtagggatgaccagggatgttctctgtttagtgagtctgccagatcaggggcagtagggatgaccagggatgttctctgtttagtgagtaggccagatcaggggcagtagggatgaccagggatgttctctgtttagtgagtctgccagatcaggggcagtagggatgaccagggatgttctctgtttagtgagtctgccagatcaggggcagtagggatgaccagggatgatctTTTGATGAGTGTGGGAAttgttctgtcctgctaagcatacaaaatgcaaaatgtacttttgggtttcatggagtaaaaagtacatcattttctttaggaatgtagttaagtaaaagtagtcaaaaatactacttaagtagtactttaaagtagttttacttgagtactttacaccactgactatTGTGATTGTCTACAAATGCTTAAGTGTAGACTGTAGCATAGCTAAAAGGGATTGTCTTTCCAGACAATGCAGGTAATTCTGCCCCCCTCAGCTCCGAGGATGGCACATGCTGTTGACTTAATTGATTAGGATGTTAATGAGTGTGCCACGCTTGTGCTGTTTCAATAAAACCATGCTCATCACAgactactgtaataataacctgTCTCAAACCAGGAAGAGATGGGATGGCTTTTGAAACCACACAGGCAGGCTGACCTGgtttaaatactatttgaaatactttacctgggcttgattgagcttgcctggcgaaATGGAACCAATGAAATAGTCCCAGAACTGTAAACCCCACACCTCTGGCACTCCAGACAGACTCAATCAAACACTCAAAGAAcacatactatttgaacccaggtctggcacACAGGGCAGCTTGCTCTCCCCCACCTCCAATGCATTGGGTAGATATTTACTAATGTCCTTATGTAACTTGGTAACCTGTGTTACAATCACACTTCAGACCATTGGTTCCTGGGGCCTCATTTGTAAGCCCTGCATACATAAATAATGGTTGACAGTATGGGCAGGCTACAGTATTGACGTGCAATAGGAGCGCGACATCATTACCTATTTCATctcagagcctataccaaggcTGGACATACAGTATAAACCCAATAATCTGTTGATAAACTAAATATTGAACAACAATTTGTCATTTGCATGCAGTGGCCAAATGGCAATAGTTCCACATTATACAGGAAATAAGGGACGTTATTGTCACTATAAAAGGTGAATGGAGGCGTCTTCCAGGCAGAGTTTTAATGCTCGTTCAGGCGCACACAGTTTTATGACAGGCCTGATATATAACGGGAAACATGCAATGTATGGCTTGTGCCACGTTTATACATCTCAATATTATTGTAAGTGCACAGACTTTTCAGAAATGGCATATGCAGAAATTGAGTGTGAAATGTACATAACATTATAAATGAGGTCCCTGGCCCTGGAGGtgtctgttgagagagagactctTGGTTGGCTGGTTCAGCTGCAGCCTCTGTCTACAGTCAGCCTGTGGTAATCACTACTGGGTAAGCCCCATGATCTTCGAAAATTGATGGGGATGGACCTATATCCTGTCCACGAATGCATAGGCATCATGCTCCATTAAAGCCCATTAACCGAGGGCACATGTCCCCTGATTTGGATCCCATTTGGGATCaaatatacagagccttcagaaagtattcaacccctttgactttatccacatgttgttgtgcgaCAGCCTGAATATAACATTGATTAAATGTAGGTTTCTTTTTACAAATGAAAGctcaaatgtcttgagtcaataagtattcaacccgttTGTTATGgcaaaaaagcagacattgaatatccctttgagcatggtgacgtcattaattacactttggagggTCTATCTATACacgcagtcactacaaagatactgtACAGGCGTCCATCCTAACtctgttgccagagaggaagaaaccgctcagggatttcaccatgaggccaatcgtgactttaaaacagttacagagtttaatggctgtgataggacaaactgaggatggatcaacaacattgtagttaccaacataacacatcactgagtatcacttcatattttcaagcatggtggtggctgcatcatgtaatgggtatgcttgtcgtcggcaaggactagggagtttttttaggataaaaataaacagaataaaaTTCTAGTGGAAAACCTacaggccaaatatacactgccgTTGCCTATCaaaatgacattgaatgttcctgagtggtctagttacagtttagacttgaattggcttgaaaatctatggcaagacttggaaatggctgtctagcaaggATCAACTACCAACTTcacagaacttgaagaatttaaaaaagaatcatGTGCAAATGTTGAacaatctaggtgtgcaaagctcttagagacttaaagACTGACAGCTGTAATTGCTTCCAGAGgtaattctaacatgtattgactcaggtggtTTAacacttatctaatcaagatatatattactgtattattattatatatatatatatatttatttatttattttttacaaatgttggaattgttcttccactttgacattacagagtatctTTTGTAGATCATTGACAGTAAATGACAATTTAATCCATTGAATCCCACTTTGAAACAATacaagtcaaggggtttgaatactttcctgaatgcactgtacaattCATTGTTTCACAGAGAATACGTTGAAATATATTGAATTGGACCATCACTGCccacacaaaagcattagtgagggaCTTGAGTCATGACATCTCTGTAGGAGGGCCCAGTTGTTTATGCACTCAGTCATTGGTTTCACAGCATGTTGGGTACTTCTTTTACCATTCAGCCTTAAAGGCCCTTATCAAGTGTAATCACACAACAGATTAAAAGCTGCAACAGTAGGGCCCTGGTGTGTGTATGGACAGCTCCCCTTGGAATTCTCTCtccttttaaatacatttttttttttcacctttatttaaccaggtaggccagttgagaacaagttctcatttacaactgcgacctagccaagataaagcaaagcagttcaacacaaacaacaacacagagttacacatggagtaaacaaacagagtcaataataggacaatctatatacagcatgtggaAATGAGGTGGGATAAgagagataaggcaataaataggccatggtggcgaagtaattacaatatagcaattaaacactggaatggtagatgtgcagaagatgaatgtgcaagtagagatactggggagcaaaggagcaagataaataaataaatacagtatggggaggaggtagattggatggcctatttacagatgagctatgtgcagtgatctgtgagctgctctgacagctggttcttaaagctagtgagggaggtaagagtctccagcttcagagatttttgcagttcgttccagtcattggcacacacacacgtatgcatggatacagacacacacacacacacacacaccatagggAAGTCATTCAGTCAACTCCCCAGTCACAGCCTACTTCCTGAGAACTGCTTGTCCTTCACTTGATACTAGACTATAGTCTTCCCTCAGTAAATAACAACCCAAAGGTTACTCCTCTACACTGTTATAGAAAACGTGTATTTATTAGGGGGTGGGAATGAATGCAAATTAGTATGTAAATGATTCCCGCCTATGTAATTGAAAGAAAGGAAGGACTGCGGCACCAAAATCAGTGAGCCGTGACAGAGTCAAATTAGAGTGCAGTTCGGTGTCAGCACGTAGTGGGAGGGATGCCCCCTGCCAACCTGAGATAATATCAACATcataacatgtttcattatgccAATTTGTCATTGCACCTCCTGCACAGTGAAAGCTGCCTCGGAGGCGTCTGAGATATGGGTATTGTTGTGTTAAATAAGCAACACCAGAtacgagggaggagggaggggtattTGGGATGTTGAAAacaaaacagtaaaacagatgATGACATTGCCTGGGCCACGTGTCCATGTGTtagtcccaaatagaaccctattccctccctTTGTgctgcactactttgaccagggcccatagtgtccACTGCCCATAGGGTGTCCACTGCCCATAGGGTGTCCACTGCTCATAGAGTGGCATTTGGGGCGCAGACCGTGGACTCCATTCTATCAGGTCCACGCTAGCTGACACCCACATAGCAGTTGTTTGGCAGTGTCAGAGGTGGAATTGCATTAGGGCcgtcaaatccacaagcggctcccggcattatacctaaagcattATCCCTAAAGCATTATCCCTAAAGCGTTATCCCTAAAGCATTATGCATAAAGCATTGTCCCTAAAGCGTTATCCCTAAAGCGTTATCCCTAAAGAATTATACATAAAGCATGCTCCCTAGAGCATTATCCCTAAAGCCTTATCCCTAAAGCATTATCCCTGAAGCATTGTCCCTGAAGCATTATACATAAAGCATCATCCATAaagcattatacctaaagcattATCCATAAAGCATTATCCCTGaagcattatacctaaagcaaTATACATAAAGCATTACACATAAAGCATTATCCCTAAAGCATTACACATAAAGCATTATCCCAAAAGCATTATCCCAAAAGCAATCCCTGACGCATTATCCATAAAGCATTACCCCTGAAGCATGATCCTTGAAGCGTTATCCCTAAAGTTGTATACCTAAAGCATTATCCCTAACGCGTTATACATAAAGCATTATCCCTGAAGCCTTATACATAAAGCAACAGTCACATTAGAATAAATCCAGCCTTGTAAGAAAACCTtgattaggctgatagaaatcctcattattttgtTTAATTAAAAGCTAGCTCATCACTTACCGTGCCAGAGACAAAGAGAGTAGCCTAACAACTGAAACGGTTGCTATCAATGCACTAAATTCACAACACTACTATACActgaagcatttcgctacactggcaataacatctgctagatatgtgtatgtgacaaataaacatttgatttgatttgtacaaaacattaggaacagctgctctttccatgacatcgactgaccaggtgaagccaggtaaaagctatgatcccttattgatgtcacttgttaaatccacttcaatcagtgtagataaaggggaggggacaggttaaagaaggatttttaagcctgtgtcaagaactgcaatactGCTCGTTTTTTCACACTCaactgacacaactgtgggaagcattggagtcagcatgggGCAGCATCCgggtggaatgctttcaacacctcgAAGAGTGCCCCaccaaattgaggctgttctgagggcaaaggggggtgcaactcaatattagtacggtgttcctaatgttttgtacactcagtgtaattaCCTATTATATCCTGCAACCCGAATGGgaccctattacctacatagtgcaccacttttgaccaggacccataggaaatagggtgccatttcagatgcatgaTGCAACATGTTTGCTCCATGTTTAGATGTACATTTTGGACTTGTTGAAATGACGTTGGTGGGTTGACGTTGGCTCCTGAACTATGAATAGatgcactgtacagtatgtattgAATGCAACATTGAGCAATTCGTCAACAAGTGGTTCAGTCTCAGTAGTCTGGATCTAAGCCTAGTGGTAGAATTGAAATATATAATGAAATAGAATAAAatgaaatagaatagaatatagagaAGAATAGACTAGAAGAGCTCCTGTGGGTTGTTTAGAAACCTGATTCATTGTTCTGCCAGATTACTTCCCTCTGTCTTCTCAGGCACTGCCTCAATAGAATAGACAGCATGTGGGCTGATTGGCACCTGATAGAAAAAGAGGCTGAAATACGGGATGCAAATACAGCTGTCTGTCGGTCCCGAGCTCATTGGTGTGGAAAACTGTGAGGGGCCcagttgaaacaatgttgatagTTCGCTAGTGGACTGGACCCATAAattagagacccccccccccaccccccccagtcTCATTCCCTCCCTGTAATTCACACACTGCCAAGGACTGTAAAAATGTGACCTGATACGTCTCTGCTTGGCATTGCTTTGGTTTAGAATAGACCACATGAGTGCTGTTCAGGCACTAcctgacagatttctaccttgttcTGACAGTTTACTCTGCTCTGTCTTTTGAAGCACTGGATCCTtacatgttattattattatttatttattttaaattacattttacctttatttaacttggcaaatcagttaagaactaattcttatttacaacgacggcctaggaacagtgggttaactgccttgtttatgggcagaatgacagatctttaccttgtcagctcaggggatttgatctagcaacctttcagttactggcccaaacctctaaccactaggctacctgccgccccttatgTCG is a window from the Oncorhynchus kisutch isolate 150728-3 unplaced genomic scaffold, Okis_V2 Okis06b-Okis10b_hom, whole genome shotgun sequence genome containing:
- the LOC109881984 gene encoding somatostatin receptor type 2 translates to MDSWVFPSSLPNLTEEPLMYDSFILGNESTEPNGTYTGDNTFNQTSTMVITFLYFLVCGIGLCGNALVIYVILRYAKMKTVTNIYIMNLAVADVLFMLGLPFIAIQLALVHWPFGAVLCRVVMTVDSLNQFTSIFCLMVMSIDRYLAVVHPIRSTKWRKPRMAKTINLAVWGVSLLVNLPIIIYSGLITKHNSCFCTIVWPEPEEAYYTAFMFYTFVLGFFLPLMVICLCYLLIIIKVKSSGIRVGSTKRKRSERKVTRMVSIVVAVFVFCWLPFYVFNVTSVTGTISTTPFLRSTFAFVVVLGYANSCANPILYAFLSENFKKSFQNVLCRKKVGGLDVIERSDSKQDKSRMMNDPTETQSTLLNGDLQTSI